Genomic window (Pirellulales bacterium):
AATACCCCTCTCGGGAGGATGGCCAGTCGTTTCACTCGCCGGCCGTCTGTCGGTCTCTATGTCGTCGATGGTTGCCACACCGGACGATCGATGCGATTTCGTTTTTTCAACGGACCTATGACAGGCATGCACATCCGTAGGTTTCAATCCGCCGATGAACAGCCCGTCGTCGCGCTTTGGCATCGTTGCGGCCTGACGCGCCCCTGGAATGACCCCAATCGAGATATTCGGCGGAAACTGGGCGTTCAGCCCGAGTTGTTCCTGGTTGGCACCCTGGACGAACAGGTCGTAGCCACGGTCATGGCCGGCTACGACGGCCATCGCGGCTGGCTCTATTATTTGGCCGTCGATCCCGGGCAGCAGCGACGAGGTTTCGGGCGCGAGATCGTGACGGCCGCCGAACGGCTGCTGGCGAACTTGGGCTGTCCCAAAATCAACCTGCAAGTTCGCACGGACAATGTTGCCGTCGTCGAATTCTACCGCCGCCTGGGCTTCTGCAGGGACGAAGTCGTGAGTTTGGGAAAGCGGCTCGTGCCGGACAGCTAACTGCCCGCAAGACTGCCTTCCACAATCGGACACACGCCGTTGCTCGCGGCCCCCGAATGCGAGCCATACAACCGGCGCAATAGCCAGAGCTCGCGCGATCGCGCGTCCGAGGCAACTGCCGCGGCAATAAAGCGGATCTGGTCACCCGCCATTTTTTCTGCCCGCGGCGGGCCAGGTAGTAGCTTTTTGACAGGTAATTCTTCACCTGC
Coding sequences:
- a CDS encoding GNAT family acetyltransferase; protein product: MRFRFFNGPMTGMHIRRFQSADEQPVVALWHRCGLTRPWNDPNRDIRRKLGVQPELFLVGTLDEQVVATVMAGYDGHRGWLYYLAVDPGQQRRGFGREIVTAAERLLANLGCPKINLQVRTDNVAVVEFYRRLGFCRDEVVSLGKRLVPDS